In one window of Candidatus Margulisiibacteriota bacterium DNA:
- a CDS encoding PhoU domain-containing protein: MFKNLFDIWKGKAFIDKVHDDFASMLELAEKMYKEAQWFIFVDDTREDMHSEIYAMDRDINQLERNIRTRVLEHLALQPAADVSASLIMINVTKDAERLGDYIKNVSEVRGLLKGPVNQEIYREFLGEIDEQISEMFISSKKAFLNSDEELAAQIGNQKKILAKQCEEVIQNIANSKMKAREAVVYALLARYYKRLVSHLGNIATTVILPFSDVGYYSFKNIAKADTVMVLCSENKSRSQLFEAIFRSLAGDKLKVISAGATATSVHPLVIKVLAEINISDKRLISKKLGVMNIEKDALALIDENGKKLEYRLSELSSVITLCDSANESCPVFPGKVRREHWPIDDPGKNQGTDEELLAYFRIARDDIFARIQEFLARG; encoded by the coding sequence ATGTTTAAGAATTTATTTGATATCTGGAAGGGTAAGGCTTTTATTGATAAAGTTCACGATGATTTTGCCTCTATGTTAGAACTTGCGGAAAAAATGTACAAGGAAGCACAGTGGTTCATTTTTGTAGATGACACAAGAGAAGATATGCACAGTGAGATTTATGCGATGGATAGAGACATTAATCAACTAGAAAGAAATATTAGGACAAGGGTGTTGGAACATCTTGCATTGCAGCCAGCCGCTGATGTTTCTGCTTCTTTGATAATGATTAATGTTACGAAAGATGCAGAGAGGTTGGGCGATTATATAAAAAACGTAAGTGAAGTAAGGGGTCTTTTAAAGGGACCAGTTAATCAAGAGATTTATCGAGAGTTTTTAGGTGAAATAGACGAACAAATTTCTGAGATGTTTATTTCTTCAAAAAAAGCTTTTTTGAATTCAGATGAGGAGCTAGCAGCACAAATAGGTAATCAAAAAAAGATTTTAGCTAAGCAGTGTGAAGAAGTTATTCAGAATATTGCTAATAGCAAAATGAAAGCTAGAGAAGCTGTTGTTTATGCATTATTAGCTCGTTACTATAAACGACTTGTTTCTCATCTTGGCAATATTGCGACAACTGTTATTCTTCCATTTTCTGATGTTGGATATTATTCTTTTAAAAACATCGCCAAGGCCGATACTGTCATGGTTCTTTGTTCTGAAAATAAAAGCAGATCTCAGTTGTTTGAAGCTATTTTTAGGAGCCTTGCTGGAGATAAGCTTAAAGTTATCAGTGCTGGAGCAACCGCAACAAGCGTTCATCCTTTAGTAATAAAAGTTTTAGCAGAAATTAATATTAGTGATAAAAGACTTATTTCTAAGAAGCTGGGTGTTATGAACATTGAAAAAGATGCGTTGGCTCTGATAGATGAAAACGGAAAGAAGTTGGAGTATCGTTTATCAGAACTTAGTTCAGTGATTACTTTATGTGATTCTGCGAACGAGTCTTGTCCTGTATTCCCAGGTAAGGTTCGCAGAGAACACTGGCCTATTGACGACCCTGGAAAAAATCAAGGGACAGATGAGGAATTGTTGGCTTATTTTAGGATCGCTCGAGACGATATTTTTGCTAGGATACAAGAGTTTTTAGCAAGGGGTTAG
- a CDS encoding Na/Pi symporter, with the protein MRKRKSNTVLVGIRLASVLGFLYMFLVSIGLMGLAFEGFGEGFANALLTTTSNPFVGLFVGILATSIVQSSSTTTSIVVGIVGSGILTVGNAVPIIMGANIGTTVTSMMVALTNVTRREEFRRSIAGATVHDFFNLICVIIFFPLELMTGFLEKSAVFLAKVFVNSGGIKYTSPVKTMTAPTINFLESVLKDFFQLSGNFASILMVLLSFVILFISLYYIVKIMKTLIMSKAETMLDNILGTHSIWGILLGLFITIFVQSSSITVSLLVPLIAAGIVSLELVFPIVVGANIGTTTTAILASFATGNISAITIAFVHFLFNVAGTILIYPIKPIRQIPLKLAKAFGELAFRKRRYAFIYVITTFFILPSLLILVFRVFT; encoded by the coding sequence ATGAGAAAGAGAAAATCAAATACAGTATTGGTTGGCATACGATTAGCCTCAGTTTTGGGTTTTCTTTATATGTTTTTGGTAAGTATTGGCCTTATGGGTCTTGCCTTTGAAGGTTTCGGAGAAGGCTTTGCAAATGCTCTGTTAACAACTACCTCCAACCCTTTTGTTGGGCTTTTTGTTGGAATACTCGCAACTAGTATTGTTCAAAGTTCTTCCACAACAACCAGTATTGTAGTGGGAATTGTAGGGTCAGGGATACTTACGGTAGGGAATGCTGTTCCTATTATTATGGGCGCAAATATCGGCACAACTGTCACCAGTATGATGGTTGCGCTTACTAACGTTACAAGAAGAGAAGAGTTTAGAAGATCTATTGCTGGTGCAACTGTGCATGATTTTTTTAATTTAATCTGCGTTATAATCTTTTTTCCCTTAGAACTGATGACTGGTTTTCTTGAGAAATCAGCAGTTTTTCTTGCTAAAGTTTTTGTAAATTCAGGTGGCATTAAATATACAAGTCCGGTGAAAACTATGACAGCTCCAACAATAAACTTCTTAGAATCAGTATTAAAAGATTTTTTTCAGCTTAGTGGTAATTTTGCTTCTATATTAATGGTTTTGTTGTCTTTTGTGATTTTATTTATATCTTTGTATTACATTGTAAAAATAATGAAGACATTGATAATGAGTAAAGCCGAAACCATGCTCGATAATATCCTTGGTACGCACAGCATTTGGGGCATACTTCTAGGGCTCTTTATTACTATCTTTGTTCAGAGTAGTTCCATAACTGTTTCCTTGTTAGTTCCTTTAATAGCAGCCGGAATTGTCTCTTTAGAACTAGTCTTCCCCATAGTTGTTGGGGCAAATATTGGGACAACAACAACTGCCATTCTTGCCTCTTTTGCTACGGGAAACATCTCAGCAATTACTATAGCCTTTGTTCATTTTTTGTTTAATGTAGCAGGAACAATACTGATTTATCCTATCAAGCCTATTAGGCAAATACCATTAAAACTTGCGAAAGCTTTTGGAGAACTTGCCTTTCGAAAACGAAGATATGCGTTTATTTATGTTATTACTACTTTTTTTATTTTGCCTTCATTGCTAATATTAGTCTTTAGGGTTTTTACTTAG
- a CDS encoding methyltransferase domain-containing protein yields the protein MTDKDIHLCPLCNSSSKNFCNQHFYLCSVCDGIFRPRADLLGFVAEKKRYETHNNDVNDARYQNFVSPITNAILKEYSKNESGLDFGAGTGPVISKILIDHGYKIKKYDPFFHNFIELLNDKYDYIACCEVIEHFYDPKKEFLLLKNLLKPKGALFCMTAIYDDSINFDKWYYKDDPTHVFIYQKETIKWIQNNIGFSKVIVKNKLIKFYL from the coding sequence ATGACTGATAAAGATATTCATTTATGCCCACTATGTAACTCTTCAAGTAAAAACTTTTGTAACCAGCACTTCTATCTATGTTCTGTTTGTGACGGAATATTTCGACCAAGAGCTGACTTGCTAGGTTTTGTCGCCGAAAAAAAAAGATATGAAACACACAACAATGACGTCAATGATGCCAGATACCAAAATTTTGTATCGCCAATAACTAACGCTATTCTTAAGGAATACTCCAAGAACGAAAGTGGTCTGGACTTTGGGGCAGGAACGGGACCAGTTATCTCTAAAATATTAATTGATCACGGATATAAGATAAAAAAATATGACCCTTTCTTTCACAATTTTATCGAACTACTTAACGATAAATATGACTACATTGCTTGCTGTGAAGTGATAGAACATTTTTATGATCCTAAAAAAGAGTTTCTGTTACTAAAAAACCTACTGAAGCCCAAGGGTGCTCTTTTTTGTATGACAGCTATTTATGATGACTCTATAAATTTTGATAAATGGTACTATAAAGATGACCCAACTCATGTATTTATTTACCAAAAGGAAACTATTAAATGGATACAAAATAATATTGGTTTTTCTAAAGTTATTGTTAAAAATAAACTAATCAAATTTTATTTATAA
- a CDS encoding class I SAM-dependent methyltransferase — MTTKRNITDYNDTEYEADFWGSRQYEDLVEKDVLQKFLADSYDNFLDLGAGFGRLAPVYKDRSQKATLLDYSDKLLASAKEKLGKNKNLSFVQGSFYELPFDNETFDGGCSVRVMHHVEDPDTYFKELNRVLKKDAEFILEVANKRNWLEIIRKLLGKKDALNPFTRTPENRSIKGLTYNFHPIYISEKLSQHGFIVVAKVDSSLLRSPLLKKVVGQSRLASVEKLIPFWMRKTAYTPSLFLKIKKI, encoded by the coding sequence ATGACAACAAAGAGAAACATAACTGATTATAACGATACCGAGTACGAGGCTGACTTTTGGGGAAGTAGACAATATGAGGATTTGGTTGAGAAGGATGTTTTGCAAAAGTTTCTTGCTGACAGCTATGATAATTTTTTAGACCTTGGTGCTGGCTTTGGCCGATTGGCGCCTGTATATAAGGACCGTTCCCAGAAAGCAACTCTTCTTGATTATTCCGACAAACTTTTAGCTAGCGCTAAAGAAAAACTTGGAAAAAACAAGAACCTTAGTTTTGTTCAAGGAAGTTTTTATGAGCTACCGTTTGATAATGAAACCTTTGATGGTGGCTGTTCTGTAAGGGTAATGCATCATGTGGAAGACCCCGATACATATTTTAAGGAGCTAAATCGAGTTTTAAAAAAAGATGCAGAATTTATCTTGGAAGTTGCTAATAAAAGAAATTGGTTAGAAATAATAAGAAAATTATTAGGAAAGAAGGATGCCCTTAACCCCTTTACAAGAACACCAGAGAATAGAAGCATAAAAGGTCTTACTTATAATTTTCACCCTATCTATATTAGTGAAAAATTATCGCAACATGGGTTTATTGTTGTTGCAAAAGTTGATTCATCGCTACTTAGGTCTCCGCTATTAAAGAAAGTTGTGGGACAAAGCAGGCTAGCATCTGTTGAAAAGCTAATTCCTTTTTGGATGAGGAAAACAGCGTACACTCCAAGTTTATTTCTTAAAATAAAGAAAATATAA
- a CDS encoding SufD family Fe-S cluster assembly protein, producing the protein MKDNIQEIVSESGIVIENKTAHHKDVGLVDVEYLPLKAAMKKYPQYKDKLWNLVAKDKNDITKEVFAEGDTNGIFVLAKKGSKNIVPLKTCFLINQNDLDQKIHNLFVVEEGAELHIVSGCSVDSKSKKNFHKAVTEMYVGIGATLTYTMIHDWNKDTEVLPVTAIKQEEDSVYMSNYITFEAVKRMKSCPTVVVGKNAKCFMNSVIFAPRGSYYDVGGKVILEGEGSSADIISRNVTSGGTVIMPAIIESKAGKTKGHIECSALMLEEDSILHAIPELKTETPDAELTHEAAIGKISQDELNYLMSRGLTEEEAQNIIIRGFLNIEIQGLPESIIQQIQKATEMVEKKGF; encoded by the coding sequence GTGAAAGATAATATACAAGAAATTGTGAGTGAAAGTGGAATAGTTATTGAAAACAAAACAGCTCATCATAAAGACGTTGGGCTAGTAGATGTTGAATATTTACCGTTAAAAGCTGCAATGAAGAAGTATCCTCAATACAAAGATAAATTATGGAATTTGGTGGCTAAAGACAAAAACGACATTACCAAGGAAGTTTTTGCTGAAGGCGACACCAATGGTATTTTTGTTCTGGCTAAGAAAGGTTCAAAAAATATAGTTCCATTAAAGACATGTTTTTTGATTAACCAAAACGATTTAGACCAGAAGATTCATAATTTATTTGTTGTAGAGGAAGGTGCTGAGCTACATATAGTTAGCGGTTGCTCTGTTGATAGTAAATCGAAGAAGAATTTCCATAAAGCTGTTACTGAAATGTATGTGGGTATAGGTGCCACATTAACATATACCATGATTCATGATTGGAATAAAGATACAGAGGTTTTGCCTGTAACTGCTATTAAGCAAGAGGAAGATTCTGTGTATATGTCTAATTATATTACTTTTGAGGCTGTAAAGAGAATGAAGTCTTGCCCAACTGTTGTGGTTGGTAAAAATGCTAAATGTTTTATGAACTCAGTTATTTTTGCTCCAAGGGGTTCATATTATGATGTGGGAGGTAAAGTTATTTTAGAAGGGGAAGGCTCTAGTGCAGATATTATTAGTAGAAACGTAACCTCAGGTGGCACAGTTATAATGCCTGCAATTATCGAGTCCAAAGCTGGAAAGACAAAGGGACACATTGAGTGTTCCGCCTTGATGTTAGAGGAGGATTCTATTTTACATGCTATCCCAGAGCTCAAGACAGAGACTCCGGATGCAGAGCTTACGCATGAAGCTGCAATAGGAAAAATATCTCAAGATGAACTTAATTATTTGATGTCTAGAGGGTTAACAGAAGAAGAGGCACAAAATATAATTATTCGAGGGTTTTTGAATATTGAGATTCAGGGTTTGCCAGAGAGTATAATTCAACAAATCCAAAAAGCAACAGAAATGGTAGAGAAAAAAGGGTTCTAA